The following DNA comes from Gloeocapsa sp. DLM2.Bin57.
ATCGGTAGTATATGCAGAAAACATAAAGTATTATTTCATACAGACGCAGCTCAAGCTATTGGCAAAATTCCCCTAGACGTAGAAGCTATGAATATAGACTTGATGTCTTTAACAGCACATAAAATCTATGGACCAAAAGGAACAGGTGCTCTCTATGTGCGTCGTCGTAATCCTAGAGTGAATATTGCTTCCCAAATCCAGGGAGGAGGACAAGAAAGAGGAATGCGATCGGGAACTCTCTACCCTCCCCAAATCGTGGGTTTTGCTAAAGCAGTAGCAATCGCACAACAAGAGCAAGAAACAGAAACAACCAGATTATTAGACTTAAGAGAGCAATTATGGCAAAAACTCTCTTGTTTAGGGGGTATTCATCTCAATGGTCATCCTAGTCAAAGATTACCAGGTAACCTGAATATTAGTATAGAGGGTGTAGATGGTGCAGCGTTGTTACTAGGATTACAATCAAGGGTAGCTCTCTCTTCGGGATCAGCTTGTTCCTCTCAATCTGTTGCTCCTTCATACGTACTTAAAGCTTTAGGACGTAGTGACTCTCTAGCTTATGCTTCCCTGAGATTTGGGATTGGACGTTTTAACACCCAAACGGATATAGAGCAAGCAGCAGATTACGTTAGAGAAACGGTACAATCTCTCAGGAAAGCCGCAGTTAGATGTTAACCTAATTTTTGTTTCTGTTTAGGAGAATTACGAATTTCTTGAGCAATTAAGTAAATCTCCCGCCATTTTTTGAGGAGCTTACTTTCAGATAAATTAAGCTCCTTGGCTACATTTTCTCTAGTTAAACCTATTTTAAGTTTATCAATTACTAAGCGTTGTTCTTGGTTAAGTTTTTGTTCATAAAAAGTTTCCCATTGTCTTTTATTTAACCCTAAATTATGCTCTTGTAAAGAAACTTCTAACCATTCTTCCACTAATTCTGGTTTATTTTTGATCACAAAATTATGAGCATGATAGATAACTTTTTCACGTAATTCCGAAGTTTTTTTAGGAGATAAAGTTAAGGATTTAGCCATCATTTCGGGAGATAAACCCTGAAGATAGAGAGTTAACCAATCCACAGCTATTGAGCCTATTTTTTCTTGTAAATAAGTACTTAATTCTTGTGTTACTAAGACTCGAAGAACTTTAATTTCTTCCCATTGTGTTTGTTCTTGATAAATTTCTTGACTAAAATTATCGCTTAAATGTCTAACAGAATTATCCTCAGTTTTAGTCTCTTCAGAAACCACAACAATTAATTCTTGAGTAGAAATGTTAGTGATACCTGATCTAGCTTCACGTTTAAGGAAATTAATAAAACGACGAGCAATTAAAGGTTCATTAGCAATAGGACGTAAACAATATTCTTCTATAGTAGCTAATAATAAACTATTACGTAGATTCTCATCTAGGGTACATTCGCTAATCCAATAGAGTTGTTTTTCGAGATATTTATCACTTTTTAACATCTCCATGATTATTTCTTGAATAATATCGATGACGGTAGCTGCGCGATCACGACTTGTATCTATCCAAACCCTAATTCTTTGATTGACAATAGGCACAGAACTTAAACGAGTCATTAATCTGTTATAAGCTACATTAGAGGTAATATTTAAATATCTTTTGCGTAAAATATTGTAGCGGAATTCTAAACCTTGAGTAGCGATCGCCCTGGCTTGGGAATCTAATTGATTAAATCTATTGGGGGAATCTCCTAACAACCAATTAATGATGCTTTGACGTTTGTTAATAGGGAAACTAGGATAGTCACTAAATAAGCGCTCTGACCACTTATTTCTTAACTCATCTAGGGCTGTTGTCATAAGCTAAGCTAATAGATGTTATTAATAGACTAACATAACTAAATGGACAATAACCAAAAAATACCGGTAGTAATCAACGGTGCCGCAGGTAAAATGGGACGAGAAGTAATCAAAGCCGTCTCTAAGTGCGAAGATATGATGATTGTAGGAGCGGTAGATCGTCATCCTGGACTTTTAGGTCAAGACGCGGGAGAAGTAGCAGGTTGTGGAGCGATTGAAGTACCCATACTCAACGATTTACAAAGCGTGTTGGTTTTAGCCACACAATCAACAATTCAGGGAGTAATGGTAGATTTTACCCATCCCGATAGTATTTATGAGAATGTCCGTTGTGCGATCGCCTATGGAGTACGTCCCGTAGTAGGTACAACAGGATTAAGTGCAGCACAAATCGAAGATTTAGCCGAATTTGCCGATAAAGCTAGCACAGGAGCGTTAATTATCCCCAATTTTTCCATTGGTATGGTATTATTACAACAGGCCGCCTTACAAGCAGCCCAATACTTTGACCATGTAGAAATCATCGAACTGCATCATAATCAAAAAGCAGACGCACCTAGTGGCACAGCGATTAAAACCGCGGAAATGCTGACAGGAATAGATAAAGAATATAATTCACCCCTAGTTCAAGAAACAGAAACTCTCACTGGTGCTAGAGGAGGAAAATTTAAAGACATACCTATTCACAGTATCAGATTACCAGGTTTAATCGCTCACCAAGAGGTGATCTTTGGCTCACCAGGTCAAATTTACACCCTACGTCACGATACTAGCGATCGCTCTTGTTATATGCCTGGTGTAATCTTAGCGATTCGTAAAGTTACCGAACTCAAATCACTCATCTACGGTTTAGAAAAAATCCTCTAATTGAGATGTTAATTCCCCTGACTCGCGCGACTTTTGAAGAGATTATCCCTTTAATTGCCACAGGTCCTCAATACCTCTATTATTCTGGTCAATGGCAAAAAATACTCAAACAGTTACTAATTTCTCTGGTTGGGGTAGTAACCATTTGGTTGGTATTTAAATTATTTGGTCATGCAGCCGATGGTATTAGTCTAGTCTTAAGAATCATTGCAGGGTTATACTGGCTCTGGGGACCTGTATATTTAGCGAGTATGCGCAATCAAAGCTATCGTCGCTATCCCTACAGTGGTTTTCTGCGAGCTAGAATCGTAGATGTTTATATTACCGAAGAACTGATTAGAGAAGAGCAAAGCGTTAACCAAAGGGGAGAATTAGTCATCATTGAGAATAAAGAAAAAAGAATCAATCTAGAAATAGAAGATGAAACAGGATTTTTTGCTCAAACCCAAGCACCGCTTAAGCGCATACACAAAGTCATCAAACCAGGTCAAATCGCCGAATGTCTGGTACTCTCTAAACAACCCAATCTAGCTATTATTGATAAAACTACTGATATCTATATTCCCCAACACAATCTCTGGATTGGTGATTACCCTTATCTGCGCAGAGATATCTTTAAACAAGTCAGTCAATCTTTAACTAGAAGTAAGACTCAACGTCGTTCTAGATATTAGCTTATTGTATGTCAGAAAAGAAATAAATAAACTGCTACTCCATAGTGACAGGGAACATTACTACAATTAGCCAAGGAATTCCGATTGAGGTTTTGATGTTAGAATAATCCAGACAACCTTACTCTAGACTTATGTTAGATTTAATAGCAATTTTTGCAGCAGCGGCGATCGCTGGAGTACTGGCATCCCTATTAGGACAACCTGTATTACTTGGTTATCTGATCGCAGGATTAATCATTGGTCCATTTGGTTTAGGATTAATCCACGAATATGATCAAGTA
Coding sequences within:
- a CDS encoding IscS subfamily cysteine desulfurase produces the protein MSFRPIYLDCHATTPVDKRVLEAMLPYFTEHFGNPASVAHAYGWTAEAAVTEARNTIAQAINATATEIIFTSGATEANNLAIKGVAEAYYQQGRHLITIETEHKAILDPCRYLETLGFSVTYLKVGQDGLIDLAELEAAIKPETIMVSVMAANNEIGVLMPLAAIGSICRKHKVLFHTDAAQAIGKIPLDVEAMNIDLMSLTAHKIYGPKGTGALYVRRRNPRVNIASQIQGGGQERGMRSGTLYPPQIVGFAKAVAIAQQEQETETTRLLDLREQLWQKLSCLGGIHLNGHPSQRLPGNLNISIEGVDGAALLLGLQSRVALSSGSACSSQSVAPSYVLKALGRSDSLAYASLRFGIGRFNTQTDIEQAADYVRETVQSLRKAAVRC
- a CDS encoding 4-hydroxy-tetrahydrodipicolinate reductase; amino-acid sequence: MDNNQKIPVVINGAAGKMGREVIKAVSKCEDMMIVGAVDRHPGLLGQDAGEVAGCGAIEVPILNDLQSVLVLATQSTIQGVMVDFTHPDSIYENVRCAIAYGVRPVVGTTGLSAAQIEDLAEFADKASTGALIIPNFSIGMVLLQQAALQAAQYFDHVEIIELHHNQKADAPSGTAIKTAEMLTGIDKEYNSPLVQETETLTGARGGKFKDIPIHSIRLPGLIAHQEVIFGSPGQIYTLRHDTSDRSCYMPGVILAIRKVTELKSLIYGLEKIL
- a CDS encoding phosphate ABC transporter permease; amino-acid sequence: MLIPLTRATFEEIIPLIATGPQYLYYSGQWQKILKQLLISLVGVVTIWLVFKLFGHAADGISLVLRIIAGLYWLWGPVYLASMRNQSYRRYPYSGFLRARIVDVYITEELIREEQSVNQRGELVIIENKEKRINLEIEDETGFFAQTQAPLKRIHKVIKPGQIAECLVLSKQPNLAIIDKTTDIYIPQHNLWIGDYPYLRRDIFKQVSQSLTRSKTQRRSRY